Proteins from a genomic interval of Quercus robur chromosome 9, dhQueRobu3.1, whole genome shotgun sequence:
- the LOC126699653 gene encoding LOB domain-containing protein 24-like produces the protein MISGRCAACKYLRRRCPSDCIFSPYFPPNDPQRFSCVHRIYGASNVGKMLQQLPSHLRSQAADTLYFEAQYRLQDPVYGCVGIISQLHQQINSAESQVAKIQAEIAFLNSNAQEVEEPQVDPHIEANSIFINNLLPEQINTLDLSPYGLPSTQKSWFN, from the exons ATGATCTCTGGTCGTTGTGCAGCTTGCAAGTATTTGAGAAGAAGATGCCCTTCGGATTGCATTTTCTCTCCTTATTTTCCTCCAAATGATCCTCAAAGATTTTCTTGCGTTCACAGAATCTATGGTGCTAGCAATGTCGGAAAGATGCTCCAG CAACTCCCATCCCATCTCCGATCTCAAGCAGCGGATACTTTGTATTTTGAGGCACAATATCGACTTCAAGACCCCGTTTATGGCTGTGTTGGTATTATCTCTCAATTACATCAACAAATAAACAGTGCAGAAAGCCAGGTAGCTAAAATCCAAGCTGAGATTGCCTTCCTCAATTCTAATGCACAAGAAGTCGAAGAACCCCAAGTTGATCCGCATATTGAAGCCAATTCCATCTTCATCAACAATTTATTGCCAGAACAAATCAATACTCTTGACCTGTCGCCCTATGGCCTTCCTTCCACTCAAAAATCTTGGTTTAATTAG